One part of the Phoenix dactylifera cultivar Barhee BC4 chromosome 4, palm_55x_up_171113_PBpolish2nd_filt_p, whole genome shotgun sequence genome encodes these proteins:
- the LOC120110482 gene encoding lysM domain-containing GPI-anchored protein 1-like has translation MSRVFLPAIACASLFPRYASDFGLVVANGSYAITASHCVQCSCGPASLAVSCSSMQCRNSNLMLGNVTAQPTSAGCNVTSCSYGGFENGTIMTMLTTSLQPRCPGQHQFPPIILPPSALIRNAFLAPSPSPVQSQPGGALTTPKSSVPGTFTLPGGSPANGPSGSMSEAPTVKPLKHILVVFIFCQVHNFLL, from the exons ATGAGTCGTGTTTTTCTTCCTGCTATAGCATGTGCTTCATTGTTCCCGAGGTATGCATCAGATTTTGGCTTGGTTGTGGCAAATGGGAGTTATGCAATCACTGCTAGTCACTGTGTCCAATGCAGTTGCGGACCAGCTTCATTGGCAGTGTCATGTTCGAGCATGCAGTGTAGAAACAGCAATCTGATGCTTGGAAATGTTACTGCCCAACCCACTAGTGCTGGTTGCAATGTCACTTCTTGTTCTTATGGTGGCTTTGAGAATGGAACCATTATGACAAT GCTAACTACGTCTCTTCAGCCTCGATGCCCAG GGCAACATCAGTTTCCTCCAATCATACTACCACCATCAGCACTGATCCGTAATGCATTTCTTGCTCCATCACCATCACCAGTGCAATCACAACCTGGTGGTGCTCTGACGACACCAAAATCTTCAGTGCCTGGTACTTTCACACTTCCTGGTGGATCTCCTGCCAATGGTCCTTCTGGGAGTATGTCGGAGGCTCCTACCGTTAAACCCTTGAAGCACATTCtagtagtttttattttttgtcagGTTCACAACTTCCTTCTGTAA
- the LOC120110625 gene encoding uncharacterized mitochondrial protein AtMg00810-like — protein sequence MKDLGSCSHFLGITTTFTTNGVFLSQATYATALLNRAGMLTCKPVSSLLPLKLDAFCPTDALFNSPELYRSLAGSLQYLTVTRPDISYAVNYLCQFMHSPKISHFQLLKRVLRYIKGTLHHSLHFQSGPLVLSAFCDSDWAGDSIDRRSTSGFCIFLGSNLISWCAKKQPTVARSSTKAEYRALALTASELIWLRRLLRELGISIDTPTEIYCDNISAIALASNPVFHARTKHIEVDYHFIREKVLSKELHIAHVSSADQTADIFTKSLTARRHSLLCSKLQVSTLPSA from the coding sequence atgaaagatcttggttCCTGTTCTCATTTCCTGGGCATTACAACAACCTTTACTACTAATGGTGTTTTTCTTAGTCAGGCTACATATGCAACTGCTTTATTAAACCGGGCTGGGATGCTGACTTGCAAGCCAGTTTCTTCTCTGCTGCCGCTTAAGCTTGATGCCTTCTGTCCGACTGATGCTCTGTTTAATTCCCCTGAGTTGTATCGCAGCTTAGCAGGTTCTCTTCAATATTTAACAGTCACACGTCCTGACATTTCCTATGCTGTCAATTACCTCTGCCAATTCATGCATTCTCcaaagatctctcattttcagcTGCTAAAGAGGGTTCTTCGGTATATTAAAGGGACCTTGCATCATTCTCTTCATTTTCAGTCTGGTCCTCTGGTTCTCTCTGCATTTTGTGATTCAGACTGGGCTGGCGATTCAATTGATCGTCGTTCTACCTCTGGTTTTTGTatctttttgggttctaatttgATTTCTTGGTGTGCCAAAAAACAGCCAACTGTTGCTCGCTCGTCTACTAAGGCTGAGTACAGGGCCTTGGCTCTCACGGCTTCTGAGTTAATTTGGCTACGTCGACTACTTCGTGAGCTTGGCatttcaattgatacacctACTGAGATTTACTGTGACAACATTTCTGCCATTGCTCTTGCTTCAAATCCTGTATTTCATGCAAGAACGAAGCATATCGAAGTCGACTATCATTTTATCAGGGAGAAGGTGCTTTCCAAAGAACTTCATATTGCTCATGTCTCTAGTGCTGATCAAACTGCAGATATCTTCACCAAATCCCTCACTGCTAGAAGGCATTCGCTCCTCTGTTCCAAGCTGCAGGTCTCTACCCTACCTTCAGCTTGA